One genomic segment of Vagococcus intermedius includes these proteins:
- a CDS encoding ribonuclease HI family protein → MLKLYVDAATRGNPGPSGIGILIVGKNIYEQLSFPLNTNMSNHEAEFSALLRGLEEIIKRNMMTDTIFVYTDSKIVAETIDKNHTSNHKFKPYLLEIQTLLASFPLILIQWLPEKQNKGADNLARQGLKKALDNK, encoded by the coding sequence ATGTTAAAATTATACGTCGATGCTGCAACTCGTGGAAACCCTGGACCAAGCGGCATTGGTATCTTGATAGTCGGGAAAAACATTTATGAACAATTAAGCTTTCCACTAAATACTAACATGTCTAACCACGAAGCTGAGTTTTCAGCACTTCTACGCGGGTTAGAAGAAATCATAAAAAGAAATATGATGACAGATACAATATTTGTTTATACTGATAGTAAGATAGTTGCCGAAACAATTGATAAAAATCATACTAGCAATCATAAATTCAAACCTTATTTATTAGAAATACAAACACTTTTAGCAAGCTTTCCACTTATTTTGATTCAATGGCTACCTGAAAAACAAAATAAAGGCGCTGACAACTTGGCACGACAAGGACTAAAGAAAGCCTTAGACAACAAATAA
- a CDS encoding THUMP domain-containing class I SAM-dependent RNA methyltransferase has product MKQFKLVATAASGMEALVGKELRDLGIDCQVENGKAIFYGDIETIATANLWLRTADRIKIIVGEFKAVTFEELFEQTKALPWEDILPMDAEFPVAGKSIKSTLFSISDCQAITKKAIVSRLSEVYHRYGRLPETGAKFPLEVALLKDQVTITLDTTGPSLFKRGYRLEKGGAPLKENMAAALVMLTNWRKDRPFYDPVCGSGTICIEAALIGHNIAPGFNRDFLCEDWEWVDGNIFDKVRNEAEEKADYDIELDIMGTDIDGKMIQIAQNNAEEIGLGDSIQFKQMQLKDFTTDKEYGVIVANPPYGERLGEEESVRKLYREMGETYRPLKTWSKYILTSDLTFETYYKAKATKKRKLYNGALRTDFFQYWGTRPPRQARDVSE; this is encoded by the coding sequence ATGAAACAATTTAAGTTAGTTGCAACAGCGGCTAGTGGGATGGAAGCGCTAGTAGGAAAAGAACTCAGAGATTTAGGTATTGACTGTCAAGTTGAGAACGGTAAGGCAATTTTTTATGGCGATATAGAAACGATTGCCACAGCCAATTTATGGCTTAGAACGGCTGATCGCATCAAAATTATTGTTGGTGAATTTAAAGCTGTTACATTTGAGGAATTATTTGAACAAACAAAAGCATTACCTTGGGAAGATATTTTGCCAATGGATGCGGAATTTCCAGTAGCTGGTAAATCAATTAAATCAACATTATTTAGTATTTCTGATTGCCAAGCTATTACTAAAAAAGCAATTGTTAGTCGTTTAAGTGAGGTGTATCACCGCTATGGTCGCTTACCTGAGACAGGTGCTAAGTTCCCATTAGAAGTTGCGTTATTAAAAGATCAGGTCACAATTACGTTAGATACAACTGGACCTAGTTTGTTCAAGCGTGGTTACCGTTTAGAAAAAGGTGGGGCACCATTAAAAGAAAATATGGCAGCAGCTTTGGTCATGCTGACAAATTGGCGTAAGGATCGTCCATTTTACGATCCAGTATGCGGTTCAGGGACGATTTGTATTGAAGCAGCTTTAATTGGGCACAATATCGCCCCCGGATTTAATCGTGATTTTCTTTGTGAAGATTGGGAATGGGTCGATGGGAACATATTTGATAAAGTTAGAAATGAAGCCGAAGAAAAAGCTGACTATGACATTGAATTAGATATTATGGGAACAGATATTGATGGCAAAATGATTCAAATTGCACAAAATAATGCTGAAGAAATTGGCTTAGGGGATTCTATTCAATTTAAACAAATGCAATTAAAAGATTTTACTACTGACAAAGAATATGGTGTCATAGTTGCTAATCCACCGTATGGTGAACGTTTGGGAGAAGAAGAATCAGTTAGAAAGCTTTATCGTGAAATGGGTGAAACATATCGACCACTTAAAACATGGAGTAAGTATATTTTAACCAGTGATTTAACATTTGAAACGTACTATAAAGCTAAAGCGACGAAGAAACGTAAACTTTATAATGGCGCATTGCGAACGGACTTTTTCCAATATTGGGGAACCCGTCCACCACGTCAAGCACGCGACGTATCTGAATAA
- the recU gene encoding Holliday junction resolvase RecU gives MQINYPNGTTHFNNDANRNKKQASRLEPPKTFGKRGMTFEEHINTSNDYYAQRKIAIIHKKPTPIQIVKVDYPHRSAATITEAYFRQASTTDYNGVYQGYYLDFEAKETKNKQSFPLNNFHTHQLEHLQACHEQHGISFVLLWFSSLQRCFFLPLPALALYWQAQKDGKKSIPLKDIEQKGIEITLGVHPRIPYIEAVKEYITKGMKN, from the coding sequence ATGCAAATAAATTATCCTAATGGCACAACACATTTTAATAATGATGCCAATAGAAATAAAAAGCAAGCCTCTCGTTTAGAACCGCCTAAAACTTTTGGGAAACGTGGGATGACTTTTGAAGAACATATCAATACTAGCAATGATTATTATGCACAACGGAAAATTGCTATTATTCATAAAAAACCTACCCCCATCCAGATCGTAAAAGTTGATTATCCTCATCGAAGTGCGGCTACTATTACAGAAGCCTATTTCCGTCAAGCTTCTACAACTGATTATAATGGTGTGTACCAAGGTTATTATCTTGATTTTGAAGCGAAAGAAACTAAAAACAAACAATCTTTTCCTTTAAATAACTTTCATACTCACCAACTAGAACACTTACAGGCTTGCCATGAACAACATGGCATCTCCTTCGTTTTACTATGGTTCTCTAGTTTACAACGATGTTTTTTTCTTCCATTACCAGCCTTAGCATTGTACTGGCAAGCTCAAAAAGATGGAAAAAAATCAATCCCTTTAAAAGATATCGAACAAAAAGGAATTGAAATAACATTAGGGGTTCATCCGAGAATACCTTATATTGAAGCTGTAAAAGAATATATCACAAAGGGGATGAAAAATTAA
- a CDS encoding EbsA family protein, which produces MKKNGMITTYRWQPEVATSLIYWSITFGIFFLSIITLLEEVRLNLLSVLILLVFIFLLWLGLQRYFFFTEEYLVAKACLVRNTRKFHLEELDKIALGACGLTITYQTIEYQFLMTAKTREALLAELVANKYFKGDIVSIKKSVG; this is translated from the coding sequence GTGAAAAAAAATGGAATGATTACAACTTACCGATGGCAACCAGAGGTAGCAACGAGCCTCATCTATTGGTCTATTACATTTGGTATATTCTTTTTAAGCATAATTACTCTTTTAGAAGAGGTACGGTTAAACTTGTTGAGCGTCTTAATTTTGTTAGTATTTATTTTTTTGTTGTGGTTAGGTTTACAGCGTTATTTTTTCTTTACAGAGGAGTACTTAGTCGCTAAAGCTTGTTTGGTACGTAACACACGAAAATTTCATCTCGAAGAGTTAGATAAGATAGCTCTTGGGGCATGTGGTTTAACAATTACTTATCAAACAATAGAGTATCAATTTTTGATGACTGCTAAGACGCGCGAAGCTTTGTTAGCAGAGTTAGTCGCAAATAAATACTTTAAAGGCGATATCGTTAGTATAAAAAAAAGTGTTGGCTAA
- a CDS encoding DUF1273 domain-containing protein has translation MKRVYLSGYRSFELGIFKESDAKIEVIKKVLKERLVSYLEDGLEWVILGGNLGVEQWGSEVVNTLKNEYPELKVAVLLPFEEFGNSWNEKNQTALFEMKQQADYVNTVSHQPYNTPQQLKNHTQFLLSHTDGSLLLYDEEHLGKTDYYYKDARKYQETNNYQLELITMYDLQNSVDF, from the coding sequence GTGAAAAGAGTCTATCTTTCAGGCTATAGAAGTTTTGAATTAGGGATATTTAAAGAGTCTGATGCTAAAATCGAAGTTATTAAGAAAGTTTTAAAAGAACGCCTAGTAAGTTATTTAGAAGACGGTCTTGAGTGGGTGATATTGGGAGGGAATTTAGGTGTTGAACAATGGGGCAGTGAGGTAGTTAATACTTTAAAAAATGAGTACCCAGAGCTTAAAGTAGCTGTATTATTACCATTTGAAGAGTTTGGTAATAGTTGGAACGAAAAAAATCAAACGGCCTTATTCGAAATGAAGCAACAAGCGGACTATGTTAATACAGTGTCCCACCAACCATATAACACACCACAACAATTAAAAAATCATACTCAATTTTTACTAAGCCATACAGATGGTAGCTTGTTACTTTATGATGAGGAGCACCTTGGAAAAACAGACTATTATTATAAAGATGCACGAAAATATCAAGAAACTAATAACTATCAGTTAGAGCTTATTACAATGTACGATTTACAAAATTCGGTTGATTTTTAA
- the hemH gene encoding ferrochelatase, protein MAVKKGILIANIGTPSKPEKKEVKTYLKKFLGDARVIDTPRMIWLPVLHGIILNTRPKKSAELYKSIWTEQGSPLQVYTESQAERLQARFPEAYVTYGMAYSHPTISESLAEMAKKGIEDITVIPLYPQYSTTTTASINDAVFRHYLKSEDMPSLHLIREFTDHPMYIELLAKQVEKGIKKYNPDKLMISYHGIPVSYVEKGDPYQAQCQATTEALIKRLDLSIPWQVAYQSKFGPAEWLKPPLDDTLKGLPKQGVKKVLVITPGFVSDCVETIEEIEEENCTYFMENGGEEFNYIHPFNDDEGFIDLLENLVKNK, encoded by the coding sequence ATGGCAGTAAAAAAAGGCATTTTGATTGCTAATATTGGGACACCATCTAAACCGGAGAAAAAAGAAGTGAAGACATACCTAAAAAAATTTTTAGGTGATGCTAGAGTTATAGATACTCCACGTATGATTTGGTTGCCGGTGTTACATGGAATCATTTTAAATACACGTCCGAAAAAATCGGCTGAGTTATATAAAAGTATTTGGACAGAACAAGGTTCGCCATTACAAGTTTATACTGAATCACAAGCAGAGCGATTACAAGCACGTTTTCCTGAAGCTTATGTCACTTATGGGATGGCATATAGCCATCCTACTATTTCCGAATCTTTAGCTGAAATGGCGAAAAAAGGGATAGAAGATATTACAGTTATTCCACTATATCCTCAATATTCAACAACAACGACTGCTTCAATTAATGATGCTGTTTTTCGCCACTACTTAAAATCAGAAGATATGCCTAGTTTACATTTAATTAGAGAATTTACTGATCATCCAATGTATATTGAACTACTAGCAAAACAAGTAGAAAAAGGGATCAAAAAATATAATCCTGATAAATTAATGATTTCTTATCATGGCATACCTGTCAGTTATGTTGAAAAAGGTGACCCTTATCAAGCACAATGTCAAGCAACTACAGAAGCTTTGATAAAGCGTTTAGATTTAAGTATTCCATGGCAAGTAGCTTATCAATCAAAATTTGGACCAGCAGAATGGTTAAAACCACCTTTAGATGACACGTTAAAAGGTTTGCCTAAACAAGGAGTAAAAAAAGTATTAGTGATTACGCCAGGTTTTGTATCAGATTGTGTGGAAACAATTGAAGAAATTGAAGAAGAAAACTGTACTTATTTTATGGAAAATGGCGGTGAAGAATTTAACTATATTCATCCATTTAATGATGATGAGGGATTTATAGATTTATTAGAGAATCTTGTAAAGAACAAATAA
- the gpsB gene encoding cell division regulator GpsB, whose product MMNYEAREILEKDFKTKMRGYDPIEVDEFLDGVIKDYETYSNELLLLKEENERLIAKVDQLTKSQATLSRIKQDPPKSAGATNFDILKRLSNLEKHVFGSKLENSDDLNETKQF is encoded by the coding sequence ATGATGAATTATGAGGCAAGAGAAATCCTAGAAAAAGATTTTAAAACTAAGATGCGTGGCTATGACCCGATTGAAGTTGATGAATTTTTAGATGGTGTTATTAAAGACTACGAAACATATAGTAATGAACTATTGTTACTAAAAGAAGAAAATGAACGTTTAATTGCAAAAGTGGATCAATTAACAAAGAGTCAAGCGACATTATCTCGTATTAAACAAGATCCTCCGAAATCAGCAGGGGCAACCAATTTTGATATTTTAAAACGTTTATCCAATTTAGAAAAACATGTTTTTGGTAGCAAATTAGAAAATTCAGATGATTTAAACGAAACAAAACAATTTTAA
- a CDS encoding PBP1A family penicillin-binding protein, translated as MTSRSQHSRSQKSKFHKKKLLKTILLSILGVVCFIGLIASGIVFKTVKDSPPLDFARLEDSLSSRVFDQDGKLIYELGEQKRETVSVKEVPKKLKQAIISIEDKRFEKHGGVDPIRITGAALSNLKGNSRQGGSTLTQQLIKLSFFSTGVEDQTYKRKIQEAWLSLKLEKEKSKDEILNYYINKVYMANRFYGMETAAKGYYGKPLKELDLPKLALLAGLPQAPNVYDPILHPKEAKVRRDMVLKEMYKDEAISKKEYTEAINQPIDQDLIKEQEVSEDTRIIDNYVKEVINEIQTKTKRNVYSDGLDIYTNLDLDVQNKLYELVNNNDTIEFPDDEFQTAVTIMNPENGQVTAQLGGRKVGEDVQMGRNLAVTAERDFGSTVKPLTDYAPAIEYLNYSTGSYLYDGPYIYPGSDIAVGNYDGQFLGNITMRQALIDSRNVPAIKLLEEVGPDKGEKFLENLGITYDEFTLANAIKGDPSSLQMASAYSSLANGGTYYKPNYVKKIVTPDGKETEFKPNGKRAMKESTAYLVTDMLKDVLKEGGTGRRAEIADLPHAGKTGTSNYPEEIWDNVKGDPETGVPDISFVGYTRENTISIWTGYTDYYVPIKTDDQKIAMEIYTEMMTYLTKDKDIKDWEMPENVYKVGKELYVRPEEKKTTTNSSESPKPVYIPPVKSSEKPEPIITTPSSSKDDTPEPVKPPVQTITPESSSTIRPTEPSSEPEKEPEPQKEPEKEPEKTEESVAPPSDEKTEESTTPPVTEKPEESATPPVTEKPEESATPPVTEKPEESATPPATEKPEESATPPVTEKPEEPATPPVTEKPEEPATPPATADAPDTNDETK; from the coding sequence ATGACTAGTCGCTCACAACACAGTCGTTCACAAAAAAGTAAATTTCATAAAAAGAAACTCCTAAAAACAATTTTATTAAGTATTTTAGGAGTCGTCTGTTTTATTGGTCTGATTGCCAGTGGCATTGTCTTTAAAACCGTCAAAGATTCACCACCATTAGATTTCGCTAGATTGGAAGACTCTTTATCTTCCCGAGTTTTTGATCAGGATGGGAAGCTCATTTATGAATTAGGAGAACAGAAAAGAGAAACGGTTTCCGTCAAAGAAGTTCCAAAGAAATTAAAACAAGCCATTATTTCTATTGAAGACAAGCGCTTTGAAAAACATGGTGGTGTAGACCCTATCCGGATCACTGGTGCTGCTCTTTCTAACTTAAAAGGAAATAGCCGTCAAGGCGGGAGTACATTAACCCAACAGCTTATTAAACTATCTTTTTTCTCGACAGGTGTTGAAGATCAAACCTATAAGAGAAAAATCCAAGAAGCTTGGCTGTCCTTAAAGCTAGAAAAAGAAAAATCCAAAGATGAAATTTTAAACTACTATATCAATAAAGTCTACATGGCGAATCGTTTCTATGGAATGGAAACGGCCGCTAAAGGTTATTACGGAAAACCCTTAAAAGAACTTGACTTACCCAAACTAGCTCTATTAGCGGGTTTACCTCAAGCACCAAATGTTTATGATCCTATTCTTCATCCTAAAGAAGCCAAAGTACGTCGTGATATGGTGCTGAAAGAAATGTATAAAGATGAAGCAATCAGTAAAAAAGAATATACTGAGGCAATCAATCAGCCTATCGATCAAGATTTAATAAAAGAACAAGAAGTATCTGAAGATACGCGTATTATAGATAACTATGTAAAAGAAGTAATCAATGAAATACAAACTAAAACAAAACGAAATGTTTATAGTGATGGATTAGATATTTATACAAACCTAGATCTCGATGTTCAAAACAAATTATATGAATTAGTCAATAACAATGATACTATCGAATTTCCAGATGATGAATTCCAAACAGCAGTAACTATTATGAATCCTGAAAATGGCCAAGTAACTGCTCAACTTGGAGGACGTAAAGTTGGTGAAGACGTTCAAATGGGTCGAAACTTAGCAGTGACAGCTGAACGTGACTTTGGTTCAACTGTTAAACCATTAACAGACTATGCACCTGCCATTGAGTACCTAAATTATTCAACTGGCTCTTACTTATACGACGGACCTTACATTTACCCAGGATCAGATATTGCTGTTGGAAATTATGATGGCCAATTTTTAGGGAATATTACTATGCGACAAGCTTTAATTGATTCGCGTAATGTGCCTGCTATCAAATTATTAGAAGAAGTTGGCCCTGATAAAGGTGAAAAATTCTTAGAAAATTTAGGGATTACTTATGACGAATTTACTTTGGCAAATGCCATCAAAGGTGACCCTTCTTCATTACAAATGGCAAGTGCTTATTCTAGCTTAGCAAACGGTGGGACTTATTATAAACCGAATTACGTTAAGAAAATCGTCACACCAGATGGAAAAGAAACGGAATTTAAACCTAACGGCAAACGGGCTATGAAAGAATCAACAGCTTACTTAGTGACAGATATGTTAAAAGATGTTTTAAAAGAAGGTGGAACAGGTCGCCGTGCTGAAATTGCTGACCTACCACATGCTGGTAAAACAGGAACATCTAACTATCCAGAAGAAATCTGGGACAATGTAAAAGGTGATCCCGAAACAGGTGTGCCAGATATCAGCTTTGTCGGCTATACAAGAGAAAATACCATCTCTATCTGGACAGGTTATACGGATTACTACGTTCCTATCAAAACAGATGACCAAAAAATTGCGATGGAAATATATACCGAGATGATGACTTATTTAACTAAAGATAAAGACATCAAAGATTGGGAAATGCCCGAAAATGTTTATAAAGTCGGAAAAGAACTTTACGTAAGACCTGAAGAGAAGAAAACGACAACTAATAGTTCTGAATCTCCTAAACCGGTGTATATCCCACCAGTAAAATCTTCTGAAAAACCTGAGCCAATCATTACAACACCAAGTTCTTCAAAAGACGATACGCCTGAACCTGTCAAACCTCCAGTTCAAACTATAACACCGGAAAGTTCTAGTACGATACGACCTACTGAACCTTCAAGTGAGCCAGAAAAAGAACCGGAACCACAAAAAGAGCCAGAAAAAGAACCGGAAAAAACAGAAGAGTCGGTAGCACCACCTTCAGATGAAAAAACCGAAGAATCTACCACTCCTCCCGTAACTGAAAAACCAGAAGAGTCGGCTACTCCTCCAGTAACTGAAAAACCAGAAGAGTCGGCTACTCCTCCGGTAACTGAAAAACCAGAAGAGTCGGCTACTCCTCCCGCAACTGAAAAACCAGAAGAGTCGGCTACTCCTCCAGTAACTGAAAAACCAGAAGAGCCAGCTACTCCTCCTGTAACTGAAAAGCCAGAAGAACCAGCTACACCTCCGGCAACTGCTGATGCTCCAGACACAAATGACGAAACGAAATAG